One part of the Pandoraea faecigallinarum genome encodes these proteins:
- a CDS encoding UbiD family decarboxylase produces MKYLDLRDFTAQLERSGQLRRVDVPVSPVLEMTALADRVLNAGGPALWFERPAGYDMPVLANLFGTPERVALGMGVEDGGNALGSLRDIGRLLSTLKEPEPPRGLKDAGKLFGMAKAVWDMAPKEVGSPVCQEIVWEGDDVDLSRLPIQTCWPGDAAPLITWGLVITKGPHRKRQNLGIYRQQVISRNEVIMRWLAHRGGALDFREFAQANPGKPFPIAVALGADPATMLGAVTPVPDTLSEYQFAGLLRGSRTELAKCVTPGLESLRVPARAEIVLEGFIYPAGQPRVVPEGAPPPPSRGATAGYDHALEGPYGDHTGYYNEQEWFPVFKIERITMRRNAVYHSTYTGKPPDEPAVLGVALNEVFVPLLQKQFPEITDFYLPPEGCSYRMAIVQMKKAYPGHAKRVMFGVWSFLRQFMYTKFIVVVDEDVAIRDWKEVIWAITTRVDPTRDTTLVDQTPIDYLDFASPKAGLGSKMGIDATNKWPGETSREWGRPIEMTADVDARMAVLYRDLGL; encoded by the coding sequence ATGAAATATCTCGATCTTCGTGACTTCACCGCGCAACTGGAGCGATCCGGCCAGCTTCGTCGCGTAGACGTGCCGGTCTCGCCGGTGTTGGAGATGACCGCGCTCGCCGATCGCGTGCTCAATGCGGGAGGGCCGGCCTTGTGGTTCGAGCGGCCGGCGGGTTACGACATGCCGGTGCTTGCCAACTTGTTTGGCACCCCTGAACGCGTGGCGTTGGGGATGGGCGTCGAAGACGGGGGGAACGCGCTGGGCTCGCTGCGCGATATCGGCCGTCTTCTCTCGACACTCAAGGAACCCGAGCCGCCGCGCGGGCTGAAGGATGCCGGCAAGCTGTTCGGCATGGCCAAAGCGGTGTGGGACATGGCGCCGAAGGAAGTCGGCAGTCCGGTGTGTCAGGAGATCGTATGGGAGGGCGACGACGTCGATCTCTCCCGCCTGCCGATTCAGACATGCTGGCCCGGCGACGCCGCCCCGCTGATTACCTGGGGCCTGGTGATTACGAAGGGGCCGCACCGCAAGCGTCAGAACCTGGGCATCTACCGTCAGCAAGTGATCAGCCGCAACGAGGTCATCATGCGTTGGCTTGCCCATCGCGGCGGCGCGCTGGATTTCCGCGAGTTTGCCCAGGCGAACCCGGGCAAGCCGTTCCCGATCGCCGTGGCCCTGGGCGCCGATCCCGCCACCATGCTCGGCGCGGTGACACCCGTGCCCGACACCCTCTCCGAGTACCAGTTTGCCGGTCTGCTGCGCGGCAGCCGTACTGAACTGGCAAAGTGCGTCACGCCGGGACTGGAGTCGCTGCGCGTACCGGCGCGCGCCGAGATCGTGCTGGAGGGTTTCATTTATCCGGCCGGGCAACCGCGCGTCGTTCCGGAAGGGGCGCCCCCGCCGCCGTCGCGTGGTGCGACAGCCGGTTACGACCATGCCCTCGAAGGTCCATACGGCGATCACACCGGCTATTACAACGAGCAGGAGTGGTTCCCGGTCTTCAAGATCGAGCGCATCACGATGCGCCGCAATGCCGTTTATCACTCGACCTACACCGGCAAACCGCCCGACGAGCCGGCTGTGCTCGGCGTTGCGCTCAACGAAGTCTTCGTGCCGCTGTTGCAAAAGCAGTTTCCCGAAATCACCGACTTCTATTTGCCTCCCGAGGGTTGCAGTTACCGGATGGCTATCGTACAGATGAAGAAGGCATATCCGGGACATGCGAAACGGGTGATGTTCGGGGTATGGAGTTTCCTGCGCCAGTTCATGTATACGAAGTTCATCGTCGTGGTGGACGAAGACGTCGCCATTCGCGACTGGAAAGAGGTCATCTGGGCGATCACTACACGTGTGGACCCGACCCGTGACACCACGCTCGTCGACCAGACACCCATCGACTATCTCGACTTCGCTTCGCCCAAAGCCGGGTTGGGCTCGAAAATGGGGATCGACGCGACCAATAAGTGGCCGGGCGAAACTTCGCGCGAGTGGGGGCGTCCCATCGAAATGACCGCCGACGTGGACGCGCGCATGGCTGTGCTGTATCGGGATCTCGGGTTGTAA
- a CDS encoding lytic transglycosylase domain-containing protein, translating into MKKSGLSPWLLAVLGALRARGAATVAVARRDWRRLAWHGGRAGLYASSAVGLVAVVGTLALWARPTWRADLASRVGPLLEAATGSANAASQGANGGMVARGTPSDSTMMAQAAQHVPSAAVLAAYIPNQRVAADARATKVLDTREQIAVADYLARRYRVAGDVTGNLVRAAYSTGKEVGLDPLLLLAVMAIESGFNPYAESTVGAQGLMQVMSKVHQDKLEYFGGPEAALHPLANIKVGALILKECIARGGSLAGGLRLYVGSTSAGDGGYGAKVLAERDRLRGVSMGRKVSPNEPQSPVIVSSAKPVAKPVSAGKSEDTAESAPSPAASTSAGKAASTGKLEADDSTAA; encoded by the coding sequence ATGAAGAAGTCTGGTTTATCACCGTGGCTGCTGGCCGTGTTGGGTGCGCTTCGCGCGCGCGGCGCGGCAACGGTAGCCGTGGCTCGCCGCGATTGGCGTCGTCTGGCATGGCACGGCGGTCGTGCAGGACTGTATGCGTCCAGCGCGGTCGGTCTGGTCGCCGTGGTCGGCACGCTGGCGTTGTGGGCCCGACCGACGTGGCGCGCGGATCTGGCGTCGCGCGTAGGTCCGCTGCTCGAGGCGGCCACCGGTTCGGCCAACGCGGCCAGCCAGGGCGCCAACGGCGGCATGGTCGCTCGAGGCACGCCGTCCGACTCGACGATGATGGCGCAAGCCGCGCAGCACGTGCCGTCGGCCGCTGTGCTTGCCGCCTATATTCCGAACCAGCGTGTGGCGGCCGATGCGCGCGCCACCAAGGTGCTCGATACGCGCGAGCAGATCGCCGTGGCCGACTATCTCGCACGCCGCTATCGCGTGGCGGGTGACGTGACGGGCAATCTCGTGCGTGCTGCTTATTCGACCGGCAAGGAAGTCGGCCTCGATCCGCTGTTGCTGCTCGCCGTGATGGCGATCGAATCGGGCTTCAACCCGTATGCGGAGAGCACGGTCGGCGCGCAGGGCCTCATGCAGGTCATGTCGAAGGTGCATCAGGACAAGCTCGAATACTTCGGCGGTCCGGAAGCGGCCCTCCACCCGCTCGCCAACATCAAGGTGGGTGCATTGATTCTGAAGGAATGCATCGCGCGCGGCGGTTCGCTCGCCGGCGGTTTGCGTCTGTATGTGGGATCGACCAGTGCCGGCGACGGCGGCTACGGTGCCAAGGTGCTTGCCGAGCGCGATCGTCTGCGCGGCGTGTCCATGGGACGCAAGGTCTCGCCCAACGAGCCGCAGTCGCCGGTGATCGTCAGCTCGGCCAAGCCGGTGGCGAAGCCGGTCTCGGCGGGCAAGTCGGAAGACACCGCGGAATCGGCGCCTTCGCCGGCAGCATCGACGTCGGCCGGCAAGGCCGCGTCGACCGGCAAGCTCGAGGCGGACGACAGTACGGCGGCCTGA
- a CDS encoding pyridoxal phosphate-dependent aminotransferase gives MDRTPNLAPALTLAQRVDDIAPFHVMELAKQAALREKAGHRVIHMGIGEPDFTAPEAVIEAAAKAMRDGRTQYTGAMGIPALREAISGYYRSFYGVDVDPSRIVVTAGASAALVLACAALVGVGDEVLMPDPCYPCNRHFVSTFDGKPVLIPSGPAERFQLTAERIESHWAAKTKGVLLASPSNPTGTSIETDELSRIVKAVRARGGFTLVDEIYQGLSYDGKPTTALSFGDDVLVVSSFSKYFNMTGWRLGWLVVPPTMVPTFEKLAQNLFICPSAVAQHAATACFLPETIAIYEQRKEAFRQRRDYVVPALEQLGFKVPVMPDGAFYVYADCTGIPHPDACDSDRLTQSLLQQADVVLVPGLDFGFAEPHQYIRLSYATSLAQLREAMDRIGNVFAAG, from the coding sequence ATGGACCGCACGCCTAACCTCGCTCCCGCACTGACACTCGCGCAACGTGTCGACGATATCGCTCCCTTCCACGTGATGGAACTGGCCAAGCAGGCCGCGCTACGGGAGAAGGCGGGACACCGGGTGATTCATATGGGCATTGGCGAGCCGGACTTCACGGCGCCCGAGGCGGTGATCGAAGCGGCGGCGAAGGCCATGCGCGATGGCCGCACCCAATACACCGGCGCGATGGGGATTCCCGCGTTGCGCGAGGCGATCTCCGGCTACTACCGTAGTTTTTACGGGGTGGACGTCGATCCGTCGCGTATCGTTGTGACGGCGGGCGCTTCGGCAGCGCTCGTGCTGGCCTGCGCGGCGCTCGTGGGTGTGGGCGACGAAGTGCTGATGCCGGATCCCTGCTATCCGTGCAACCGTCACTTCGTATCGACGTTCGACGGCAAGCCGGTGCTGATTCCGTCCGGCCCGGCGGAGCGTTTTCAGTTGACCGCCGAGCGCATCGAGTCCCATTGGGCAGCGAAGACGAAGGGCGTGCTGCTTGCATCGCCGTCGAATCCGACAGGCACCTCCATCGAGACGGACGAACTCTCGCGCATCGTCAAGGCGGTACGCGCCCGCGGGGGATTCACCCTCGTCGACGAGATCTATCAAGGTCTGTCGTACGACGGCAAACCCACCACGGCCCTGAGCTTCGGCGACGACGTGCTGGTCGTGAGCAGCTTCTCGAAGTACTTCAACATGACGGGCTGGCGTCTGGGCTGGCTGGTCGTACCGCCCACGATGGTGCCGACATTCGAGAAGCTCGCGCAGAATCTGTTCATCTGTCCGTCCGCCGTCGCTCAGCATGCGGCAACGGCGTGCTTCCTGCCGGAAACGATCGCGATCTACGAGCAACGCAAGGAAGCCTTCCGCCAACGCCGCGATTACGTCGTGCCGGCCCTGGAGCAACTGGGCTTCAAGGTGCCGGTCATGCCGGACGGCGCGTTCTACGTCTACGCAGACTGCACGGGCATCCCCCACCCGGATGCCTGCGACAGCGACCGGCTCACGCAATCGCTGCTTCAGCAGGCGGATGTCGTGCTGGTGCCGGGGCTGGACTTCGGCTTTGCCGAACCGCATCAGTACATTCGCCTGTCGTACGCAACGTCCCTCGCGCAGTTGCGCGAAGCGATGGACCGGATCGGTAACGTGTTCGCCGCTGGTTGA
- the nusB gene encoding transcription antitermination factor NusB yields MKSARRRAREFALQGVYQWLISRGHASEIDAHLRSTPGYDKADQALLEAVLYGSIREADALSKQLQPHLDRPAAQLSPIEHAALIAGAYELIHLQDVPYRVVINEAVEVVKTFGGPDGHRFVNGVLDKFAAEVRPAEVAANRSGGRGKGT; encoded by the coding sequence ATGAAGAGTGCACGGCGCCGCGCGCGCGAATTTGCGCTGCAAGGAGTGTATCAATGGCTGATTTCGCGCGGCCACGCGAGTGAGATCGATGCTCACCTGCGCTCCACCCCCGGATACGACAAGGCTGACCAGGCCTTGCTGGAGGCTGTGCTGTACGGCAGCATCCGCGAGGCCGATGCCTTGTCGAAGCAACTCCAGCCCCATCTCGACCGGCCGGCGGCCCAACTGTCGCCCATCGAACACGCCGCGCTGATCGCCGGTGCGTACGAACTGATCCATCTTCAGGATGTGCCGTACCGCGTGGTGATCAACGAAGCGGTCGAAGTCGTGAAAACGTTCGGCGGCCCGGACGGCCACCGCTTCGTGAACGGTGTGCTCGACAAGTTCGCGGCCGAAGTGCGCCCGGCGGAAGTCGCAGCCAACCGCAGTGGCGGTCGCGGCAAGGGCACCTGA
- the ribH gene encoding 6,7-dimethyl-8-ribityllumazine synthase, producing MKIGQYQPELDGVGLRIGIVQARFNDAICAALREAAVAELERLGVDGEDVLLVTVPGALEIPLALQKMAECGQFDALIALGAVIRGETYHFELVSNESGAGITRIGLDFGIPIANAVLTTENDEQAEVRAAEKGRDAARVAVEMANLLEALDVLGGDDGSDEDEDEEEEDR from the coding sequence ATGAAAATCGGACAATACCAGCCGGAACTCGACGGTGTAGGCCTGCGCATCGGTATCGTGCAAGCCCGCTTCAACGACGCCATTTGCGCCGCCCTGCGCGAAGCCGCGGTGGCTGAACTCGAACGCCTGGGCGTCGACGGCGAAGACGTATTGCTCGTGACGGTGCCCGGCGCGCTGGAAATCCCGCTGGCATTGCAAAAGATGGCCGAATGCGGCCAGTTCGACGCGCTCATCGCGCTCGGCGCGGTGATTCGCGGCGAGACATACCACTTTGAATTGGTGTCGAACGAAAGCGGTGCCGGTATTACGCGCATCGGCCTCGATTTCGGCATTCCGATCGCCAATGCGGTGCTCACGACCGAAAACGACGAACAGGCCGAAGTGCGCGCCGCCGAGAAGGGCCGCGATGCTGCCCGCGTGGCGGTGGAAATGGCCAATCTGCTTGAAGCCCTCGACGTGCTCGGTGGCGACGACGGATCGGATGAAGACGAAGATGAAGAAGAGGAAGATCGGTAA
- the ribBA gene encoding bifunctional 3,4-dihydroxy-2-butanone-4-phosphate synthase/GTP cyclohydrolase II, with protein MPLATTEEIIAELKAGRMVVLVDEEDRENEGDLVMAAEFATPEAINFMAKYGRGLICLTLTQARCKQLNLPLMTYRNGTQYGTAFTLSIEAAEGVTTGISAADRAHTVKTAISRDARPEDIVQPGHVFPIMAQPGGVLVRAGHTEAGCDLTAMAGLTPAAVICEIMNDDGTMARLPQLMEFAEQHNIKIGTIVDLIHYRSRTESMIETVASREMQTAWGPFQATLYRDKPSGNPHLALVRGTPAPEEETLVRVHEPLSVMDLLETGVSTHSWTLAGAMQAIAEAGKGVVVLLNCVETPEHLFNQFEALDETEKAARAKRRPVDFRTHGVGAQILRELGVGKMRVLSSPRKIPNMAGYGLEVTGFQPMPGAEAA; from the coding sequence ATGCCGTTGGCCACTACAGAAGAAATCATTGCCGAGCTGAAGGCCGGCCGCATGGTAGTCCTCGTCGACGAGGAAGATCGTGAGAACGAAGGCGACCTGGTCATGGCAGCCGAATTTGCCACGCCCGAAGCCATTAATTTCATGGCGAAGTATGGTCGGGGTCTGATTTGCCTCACGCTCACGCAAGCCCGCTGCAAGCAACTGAATCTGCCGCTGATGACGTATCGCAACGGTACGCAATACGGCACGGCGTTCACGCTGTCGATCGAAGCGGCCGAAGGCGTGACGACGGGCATTTCCGCCGCCGACCGTGCGCATACGGTGAAAACGGCGATTTCGCGCGATGCCCGCCCCGAAGACATCGTCCAGCCGGGTCACGTGTTCCCGATCATGGCGCAGCCCGGCGGCGTTCTTGTGCGCGCCGGTCACACGGAAGCCGGATGCGACCTGACTGCGATGGCCGGGCTCACGCCGGCCGCCGTCATCTGCGAAATCATGAACGACGACGGCACGATGGCGCGTTTGCCGCAGTTGATGGAATTCGCCGAGCAGCACAACATCAAGATCGGCACGATCGTCGATCTGATTCACTACCGCAGCCGCACCGAGTCGATGATCGAGACGGTGGCGTCGCGCGAAATGCAAACCGCATGGGGTCCGTTCCAGGCAACGCTGTATCGCGACAAGCCGAGCGGCAACCCGCATTTGGCGCTCGTTCGCGGCACCCCTGCCCCGGAAGAAGAAACACTGGTGCGCGTGCACGAGCCGCTGTCGGTCATGGATCTGCTCGAAACCGGTGTGTCCACGCACTCGTGGACGCTGGCCGGCGCGATGCAGGCAATTGCCGAGGCCGGCAAGGGCGTGGTCGTGCTGCTGAACTGCGTGGAAACGCCAGAGCATCTGTTCAATCAGTTCGAAGCCCTCGACGAAACCGAGAAGGCGGCACGTGCGAAGCGCCGCCCGGTGGACTTCCGCACGCACGGCGTTGGCGCGCAGATCCTGCGCGAGCTTGGCGTCGGTAAAATGCGAGTGCTGTCGAGCCCGCGTAAGATTCCCAACATGGCGGGTTATGGCCTTGAGGTGACCGGCTTCCAGCCGATGCCCGGCGCCGAAGCTGCCTGA
- a CDS encoding ArsR/SmtB family transcription factor, producing the protein MANQSIPLDRIFQALSDPTRRAVVERLTMGPASVSELARPFSMALPSFSQHLSVLEDSGLVVSRKTGRVRTYALETRTLAGAQDWLQLQRDKWTRRLDQLDDYLLQMKET; encoded by the coding sequence ATGGCTAACCAATCCATCCCTCTCGACCGAATCTTTCAGGCGTTGTCCGATCCGACACGGCGCGCGGTCGTCGAACGCCTGACGATGGGCCCGGCGTCCGTGAGCGAGTTGGCGCGTCCGTTTTCGATGGCGTTGCCGTCGTTCTCGCAGCATCTGAGCGTGCTGGAAGACAGCGGGCTCGTCGTCTCACGCAAGACCGGGCGCGTGCGGACCTACGCACTGGAGACGCGAACGTTGGCAGGCGCGCAGGATTGGCTCCAATTGCAGCGCGACAAGTGGACGCGCCGCCTCGATCAACTTGATGACTATCTGTTGCAAATGAAGGAGACGTGA
- a CDS encoding SRPBCC family protein: MSLAKPSNQAALFSVDPKLDLVLERYVDVPCERVWAAWTQAEHLKKWFTPAPWQTIECEIDLRPGGLFRTVMRSPQGQQFPNVGCYLEVVENSRLVWTNAVLPGFRPAPAPQAEHGGFQFTAAVLMEAQGKGTRYTAIAIHGNEATRAQHEAMGFHDGWGKALDQLVDLMK, encoded by the coding sequence ATGAGCCTTGCCAAGCCGTCGAATCAAGCCGCCCTTTTCTCCGTCGATCCGAAGCTCGATCTCGTGCTCGAACGGTACGTCGACGTGCCATGCGAGCGTGTCTGGGCCGCGTGGACGCAGGCCGAGCATCTCAAGAAGTGGTTCACGCCCGCGCCGTGGCAAACGATCGAATGCGAAATCGATCTCCGCCCGGGCGGGTTGTTTCGCACGGTAATGCGCTCGCCGCAAGGGCAGCAATTCCCGAACGTCGGCTGCTATCTGGAAGTGGTGGAAAACTCGCGGCTCGTATGGACGAATGCGGTACTGCCCGGCTTTCGTCCGGCACCCGCGCCGCAGGCCGAACATGGTGGCTTCCAATTTACGGCAGCCGTGCTCATGGAGGCCCAGGGCAAAGGCACCCGCTACACGGCGATTGCGATTCACGGCAACGAAGCCACGCGTGCCCAGCACGAGGCCATGGGCTTCCACGACGGCTGGGGCAAGGCGCTCGACCAGTTGGTCGATTTGATGAAGTGA
- a CDS encoding ABC transporter ATP-binding protein → MLKLEQIHTHYGAVEALSGVSIEVNKGEIVTLIGSNGAGKTTLMMTVCGTPRASSGRVMFEGNDITARPTHEIMRMGLAISPEGRRVFPSLTVIENLKMGGFFASSDEIDAGMDHVFKLFPRLAQRGKQRAGTMSGGEQQMLAIGRALMSRPRLLLLDEPTLGLAPLVIAQIFDIIRVIREEGVTVFLVEQNANKALHVADRGYVLETGRVVLADSADNLLANDDIKRAYLGA, encoded by the coding sequence ATGCTCAAGCTGGAACAGATCCACACCCATTACGGGGCCGTCGAAGCGCTCTCGGGCGTGTCGATCGAAGTGAACAAGGGTGAAATCGTCACGCTCATCGGCAGTAACGGCGCAGGCAAGACCACACTGATGATGACCGTGTGCGGCACCCCTCGCGCGTCGAGCGGCCGCGTGATGTTCGAGGGCAACGACATCACCGCGCGTCCCACGCACGAAATCATGCGCATGGGCCTGGCGATCTCGCCGGAAGGCCGTCGCGTGTTTCCGAGCCTGACCGTGATCGAGAACCTGAAGATGGGCGGCTTCTTCGCCTCCAGCGACGAAATCGATGCCGGTATGGACCACGTCTTCAAGTTGTTCCCGCGACTCGCGCAACGCGGCAAACAGCGCGCAGGCACCATGTCCGGCGGCGAGCAGCAGATGCTGGCGATCGGTCGCGCGCTGATGAGCCGTCCGCGCCTGCTGTTGCTTGACGAACCGACGCTCGGACTGGCGCCGCTAGTGATCGCGCAGATTTTCGACATCATTCGCGTGATCCGCGAGGAAGGCGTGACGGTGTTTCTGGTGGAGCAGAACGCGAACAAGGCGCTGCATGTGGCCGACCGCGGTTACGTGCTCGAAACCGGCCGTGTCGTGCTCGCCGATTCGGCGGACAACCTGCTTGCCAACGACGACATCAAGCGCGCCTATCTCGGCGCATGA
- the livG gene encoding high-affinity branched-chain amino acid ABC transporter ATP-binding protein LivG, whose product MSAELLKLSGLQMRFGGLLAVDGVEFDVRKNEVLAIIGPNGAGKTTVFNCVGGFYRPTGGSITLDGDDITGLPSHMVARRGLVRTFQNIRLFRQLTVVENLLVAQHMSVHSGFLQGLFSTGSFRQAERKALERAKMWLDRLGLTPVANREAGTLSYGHQRRLEIARCMITEPRLLMLDEPAAGLNPQEKVELQQLVDNLRHEFGISVLLIEHDMSLVMGVSDRILVMEHGKPIMTGKPDEVRNDPRVIKAYLGEE is encoded by the coding sequence ATGAGTGCAGAACTGTTGAAACTCTCCGGCCTTCAGATGCGCTTCGGCGGTCTGCTCGCCGTCGACGGCGTCGAATTCGACGTCCGCAAGAACGAAGTCTTGGCGATCATCGGTCCGAACGGCGCCGGCAAGACGACCGTCTTCAACTGCGTGGGCGGGTTCTATCGCCCGACCGGCGGTTCGATCACGCTCGACGGCGACGACATCACCGGCCTGCCGAGTCACATGGTCGCCCGGCGCGGCCTGGTCCGCACCTTCCAGAACATCCGCCTGTTCCGTCAGTTGACGGTCGTGGAAAACCTGCTCGTCGCGCAGCATATGAGCGTGCACAGCGGCTTCCTGCAAGGGCTGTTCTCGACGGGGTCGTTCCGTCAGGCGGAGCGCAAGGCGCTTGAGCGCGCCAAGATGTGGCTCGACCGCCTCGGCCTCACACCGGTTGCCAACCGCGAGGCGGGCACGCTGTCGTACGGGCATCAGCGCCGGCTGGAGATCGCGCGCTGCATGATTACCGAGCCGCGTCTGCTCATGCTCGACGAACCCGCGGCCGGTCTCAACCCGCAGGAAAAGGTCGAGTTGCAGCAACTGGTCGACAACCTGCGTCACGAGTTCGGTATTTCGGTGCTGCTCATCGAGCACGACATGAGTCTCGTGATGGGGGTGTCCGACCGTATTCTCGTGATGGAACACGGCAAGCCGATCATGACCGGCAAGCCCGACGAGGTGCGCAACGACCCGCGCGTCATCAAGGCCTACCTCGGGGAGGAATAA
- a CDS encoding high-affinity branched-chain amino acid ABC transporter permease LivM produces MTQQLTMKSGAANRAPAGETLKGAVIAAIVTIILTAPILGLQLKLDGYKVVLEQHWRPVWIATAIVFVFQLIKPFLLRTKRAVKLPTMPAMGRRQQLTAMWVLLAVGLVWPFVGSRGAVDVATLALIYCVLGLGLNIVVGFAGLLDLGYVGFYAVGGYTYALLNQYFGLTFWECLPLAALMSATFGFLLGFPVLRLRGDYLAIVTLGFGEIIRLLLNNLTTLTGGPDGVSGIPKPSVFGFEMARSASVEGATTFHELIGLPYSGSHMVIFLYLLAFALVGFTLFVTSRLIRMPIGRAWEALREDEIACRSLGLNPTRIKLSAFTLGASFAGLAGAFFAARQGLVTPESFTFIESALILAVVVLGGMGSQIGVILAAILLTILPEVARDFAEYRMLIFGLVMVLLMMWRPQGLLPATRPHVELPQ; encoded by the coding sequence ATGACACAACAACTCACCATGAAGTCCGGCGCCGCCAACCGTGCGCCGGCAGGAGAGACGCTCAAGGGTGCGGTCATCGCCGCAATCGTGACGATCATCCTCACGGCCCCCATCCTGGGCCTGCAACTGAAGCTCGACGGCTACAAGGTGGTGCTCGAACAACACTGGCGGCCGGTGTGGATCGCGACCGCCATCGTGTTCGTGTTCCAGTTGATCAAGCCGTTCCTGCTGCGTACGAAGCGCGCGGTGAAATTGCCGACGATGCCCGCAATGGGCCGCCGTCAGCAACTGACCGCGATGTGGGTGTTGCTCGCCGTCGGGCTCGTGTGGCCGTTCGTCGGCTCGCGCGGCGCGGTGGACGTGGCCACGCTCGCGCTCATCTATTGCGTGCTCGGTCTCGGCCTGAACATCGTGGTGGGCTTCGCCGGCCTGCTCGATCTGGGCTACGTCGGTTTCTACGCCGTGGGCGGTTACACGTACGCCCTGCTCAACCAATACTTCGGCCTGACCTTTTGGGAATGCCTGCCGCTCGCCGCGCTCATGTCGGCCACGTTCGGCTTTCTCCTGGGCTTCCCCGTGCTGCGCCTGCGTGGCGACTACCTCGCCATCGTGACCTTGGGCTTCGGTGAAATCATTCGTCTGCTGCTCAACAACCTGACGACCCTCACCGGCGGTCCGGACGGCGTGTCGGGCATTCCGAAGCCGAGCGTGTTCGGCTTCGAGATGGCCCGCTCGGCCAGTGTCGAGGGGGCCACGACGTTCCACGAACTCATCGGCCTGCCGTACAGCGGCTCGCATATGGTGATCTTCCTGTACCTGCTCGCGTTTGCGCTGGTCGGCTTCACGCTGTTCGTGACGAGCCGCCTGATTCGCATGCCGATCGGCCGTGCCTGGGAGGCCCTGCGCGAAGACGAAATCGCCTGCCGCTCGCTCGGCCTTAACCCCACCCGCATCAAGCTCTCGGCCTTTACGCTGGGCGCGTCGTTCGCCGGACTGGCGGGCGCGTTCTTCGCGGCGCGTCAGGGTCTGGTGACGCCGGAGTCGTTCACCTTCATCGAATCGGCACTGATTCTCGCCGTGGTGGTGCTGGGCGGCATGGGCTCACAGATCGGTGTGATCCTTGCGGCGATTCTGCTCACGATCCTGCCGGAAGTCGCGCGGGATTTCGCCGAGTACCGCATGCTGATCTTCGGTCTGGTGATGGTGCTGCTGATGATGTGGCGTCCGCAAGGCCTGCTGCCCGCCACCCGCCCGCATGTGGAGTTGCCGCAATGA
- the livH gene encoding high-affinity branched-chain amino acid ABC transporter permease LivH produces MNEFFPQLAQQLVNGLTLGAIYALIAIGYTMVYGIIGMINFAHGEIYMIGAYVGLVTLTAIGTAAGYPLPLVLGAALLVSVLVTGLYGFAIERVAYRPLRGGPRLGPLISAIGMSIFLQNYVQIGQGARDVSVPMLISGAIDIPMGDFTVTIPYARMLIVGVTVALMILLTLFIANSRMGRACRACAEDMRMANLLGIDTNRVISFTFVLGAMLAAVGGVLIGLTIGKLNPYIGFIAGIKAFTAAVLGGIGSIPGAMLGGVLLGLAETLASGYMPSEYKDIVAFCLLVLVLLFRPTGLLGKPDVEKV; encoded by the coding sequence ATGAACGAATTTTTCCCACAGCTCGCCCAGCAACTGGTCAATGGCCTGACGCTGGGCGCGATCTACGCGTTGATTGCCATCGGCTACACAATGGTCTACGGCATCATCGGCATGATCAACTTTGCCCACGGCGAGATCTACATGATCGGTGCCTATGTCGGGCTTGTCACACTGACTGCAATCGGAACGGCGGCGGGCTACCCCTTGCCTCTCGTGCTGGGCGCAGCGCTGCTGGTATCGGTGCTGGTCACGGGCCTGTACGGCTTCGCGATCGAGCGGGTGGCGTATCGCCCGCTGCGCGGCGGACCTCGTCTCGGACCGCTGATCTCCGCGATCGGTATGTCCATCTTCTTGCAGAACTACGTGCAGATCGGTCAGGGCGCGCGTGACGTGTCCGTGCCGATGCTGATCTCCGGTGCCATCGATATTCCGATGGGCGACTTCACCGTGACGATTCCCTACGCTCGCATGTTGATCGTGGGCGTGACGGTAGCGTTGATGATTCTGCTCACGCTCTTCATCGCCAACTCGCGCATGGGCCGCGCCTGCCGTGCCTGCGCCGAAGACATGCGCATGGCCAACCTGCTCGGCATCGACACGAATCGCGTGATCTCGTTCACGTTCGTTCTCGGCGCCATGCTCGCGGCCGTGGGCGGCGTGCTGATCGGCCTGACCATCGGCAAGCTCAATCCGTACATCGGTTTCATCGCCGGCATCAAAGCCTTCACGGCAGCGGTGCTGGGCGGTATCGGCAGCATTCCCGGCGCCATGCTGGGCGGTGTGCTGCTGGGCCTGGCGGAAACGCTTGCCTCGGGCTACATGCCCTCCGAGTACAAGGACATCGTGGCGTTCTGCCTGCTGGTACTGGTGCTGCTGTTCCGCCCGACCGGCCTGCTGGGCAAGCCCGACGTCGAGAAAGTCTGA